The Stratiformator vulcanicus genome has a segment encoding these proteins:
- a CDS encoding DUF1559 domain-containing protein, translating into MLTCKRSSRPRTGFTLIELLVVIAIIAILIALLLPAVQQARAAARRTQCKNNLKQFGLALHNYHDAYNCFPIGYNDGNIKNQNQDTSLGVGWAWGAAILPYIEQDAMYNSLNFNEPPMWGTFSNPSNPKIGEVTGGNLFPIYNVVTSALCPADSFRPKTQKDLKFGAASNYCANFGILGGGQWSRPSAEVPSHYGPEDARNNGLFMVDKVIGLRHVTDGSSNTILLGEISYRLTASGSGNDAGMGLLVGSSCVGGSCPSFVTDTTTPVRSSIGKNWSRFGRMNGMGLNTGDSNSFSGNHSGGVQFVMADGSVHFLSDNIEDNLRMAQKSFGEGISPDYRNNHTLAKVGANNNSLKNKLYSGATNSPPNSSATWASGSDFEDWMGVYQRLLARNDGLTIGKF; encoded by the coding sequence GATCGAACTTCTCGTTGTGATTGCGATCATTGCGATCCTCATTGCGCTGCTGCTGCCCGCCGTGCAGCAGGCTCGCGCCGCCGCACGGCGAACACAATGTAAGAACAATCTAAAGCAGTTCGGCCTCGCTCTGCACAATTACCATGACGCCTACAACTGCTTTCCGATCGGTTATAACGATGGCAACATCAAGAACCAGAATCAGGATACCTCGTTGGGTGTAGGCTGGGCGTGGGGGGCAGCGATATTGCCGTACATCGAGCAGGATGCGATGTACAACTCGCTCAACTTTAACGAACCCCCCATGTGGGGCACGTTTTCGAACCCGTCAAATCCGAAGATCGGCGAAGTCACCGGAGGAAATTTATTTCCTATATATAACGTCGTGACTTCGGCCCTTTGCCCCGCCGATTCGTTTCGCCCGAAAACGCAGAAGGACCTCAAGTTCGGGGCGGCTTCAAATTACTGCGCAAACTTCGGAATTCTGGGCGGCGGCCAATGGAGTCGGCCGAGTGCGGAAGTCCCGTCGCATTACGGTCCTGAAGATGCGAGGAATAACGGCTTGTTTATGGTCGACAAGGTGATTGGCCTCCGTCACGTGACGGACGGAAGTTCAAACACGATTCTGCTCGGCGAAATCAGCTATCGACTTACTGCCAGTGGGAGCGGAAACGATGCCGGCATGGGTTTGTTAGTCGGCTCCTCGTGCGTCGGTGGAAGCTGCCCCTCGTTCGTGACCGACACGACCACCCCCGTACGGTCCAGTATTGGGAAGAACTGGTCTCGATTCGGTCGAATGAACGGAATGGGACTCAATACGGGTGACAGCAATTCCTTTAGCGGCAACCACTCGGGCGGCGTTCAATTCGTCATGGCCGATGGCTCTGTCCACTTCCTCAGTGATAATATTGAGGACAACTTGCGAATGGCTCAAAAGTCCTTTGGCGAAGGCATCTCCCCGGACTATCGCAACAATCACACTCTGGCCAAAGTCGGCGCCAATAATAATAGCCTGAAGAACAAACTTTACTCCGGCGCGACGAATTCGCCGCCGAACTCGTCGGCTACTTGGGCCAGTGGATCAGATTTTGAAGATTGGATGGGGGTGTACCAGCGGCTTCTGGCGCGTAATGATGGTCTCACCATCGGCAAGTTCTAG